Proteins encoded together in one Columba livia isolate bColLiv1 breed racing homer chromosome 3, bColLiv1.pat.W.v2, whole genome shotgun sequence window:
- the SLC35F6 gene encoding solute carrier family 35 member F6 produces the protein MAWSRYQLGLAALMLLTGSINTLAAKWADNFSAPGCRGSEEHGFQHPFLQAVGMFLGEFSCLGVFYLLVWRDRRRPEPSTALAQPFNPLLFLPPALCDMTGTSIMYVALNMTSASSFQMLRGSVVIFTGLLSVAFLGRKLELSQWLGILVTVVGLVVVGLADLHSSHGQRHKLSDVITGDLLIIMAQVVVAIQMVLEEKFVYKHDVHPLRAVGTEGFFGFLILALLLVPMYYIPAGGFSGNPRRTLEDALDAFCQIGHQPLIALALLGNIGSIAFFNFAGISVTKEISATTRMVLDSLRTLVIWAVSLAVGWETFHGLEVLGFGVLLTGAALYNGLHRPLLARLRRRGDESSGAEREGLLHGDSTAINSDS, from the exons ATGGCGTGGTCCCGGTACCAGCTGGGCCTGGCCGCCCTCATGCTGCTCACCGGCTCCATCAACACCCTGGCGGCCAA ATGGGCCGATAACTTCAGCGCTCCCGGCTGCAGGGGTTCGGAGGAGCACGGTTTCCAGCATCCGTTCCTGCAG GCCGTGGGCATGTTCCTGGGGGAATTCTCCTGCCTGGGGGTGTTTTACCTGCTGGTGTGGAGGGATCGGCGGAGGCCGGAGCCCAGCACGGCGCTGGCACAGCCCTTCAACCCGCTGCTCTTCCTGCCGCCCGCCCTCTGCGACATGACCGGGACCAGCATCATGTATGTGG CCTTAAACATGACCAGCGCCTCCAGCTTCCAGATGCTGCGAGGGTCCGTCGTCATCTTCACCGGGCTCCTCTCCGTCGCCTTCCTGGGCCGCAAGCTGGAGCTGAGCCAGTGGCTGGGGATCCTGGTGaccgtggtggggctggtggtggtggggctggCAGACCTGCACAGCTCCCATGGCCAGAGGCACAAGCTCAGCGACGTGATCACCG GTGACTTGCTCATCATCATGGCGCAGGTGGTGGTCGCCATCCAGATGGTGCTGGAGGAGAAGTTCGTCTACAAGCACGACGTGCACCCGCTGCGGGCAGTCGGCACCGAAG GTTTTTTCGGCTTCCTCATCCTGGCCCTGCTCCTGGTGCCCATGTACTACATCCCCGCGGGCGGTTTCAGCGGGAACCCTCGCCGGACGCTGGAAGACGCCCTGGACGCCTTTTGCCAGATTGGTCACCAGCCCCTGATCGCGCTGGCGCTGCTGGGGAACATCGGCAGCATCGCCTTCTTCAACTTCGCCGGCATCAGCGTCACCAAGGAGATCAGCGCCACCACCCGCATGGTGCTGGACAGTCTCCGGACCCTCGTCATCTGGGCCGTCAGCTTGGCCGTGGGCTGGGAGACCTTCCATGGCCTAGAGGTTTTGGGGTTCGGGGTGCTGCTGACGGGGGCTGCTCTGTACAACGGGCTGCACCGGCCGCTGCTTGCCCGGCTGCGCCGGCGCGGGGACGAGAGCAGTGGCGCCGAACGGGAGGGTTTGCTGCATGGGGACAGCACGGCCATCAACAGCGACAGCTGA
- the CLU gene encoding clusterin, which produces MAGTMALLPLALLGLLLAGRGGQALVPPSELKQMSAAGSKYIDTEVENAINGVKQMKTLMDKTSKDHQAILHTLEETKRRKEEAVQLARDKEQQLAAKQEVCNETMLALWEECKPCLKHTCMRFYSRTCHSGSGLVGRQLEEFLNRSSPFSIWVNGERIDSLLERDQRQERQFEDLEERFGLLEDEVDDIFQDSTQVYGRIHPFFPAPFGGFREAFRPPVQRVRLVPRSQRFSRELHPLFPHPHHSFHRLFQPLFEMTQRMLDEVQGGWERPMGTLGSESRNFSDDRMVCREIRRNSAGCLRMRDECEKCRDILAVDCQQTDPAQQQLREQLEDALRLAERFTRRYDELLRAFQAEMLNTSSLLEQLNRQFGWVSRLANLTQGTDGFLQVTTVLSKAPNPSDPLAPPDTQVTVQLFDSEPLSLTVPGDISWDDPRFMELVAEQALRHYKQNAIE; this is translated from the exons ATGGCCGGGACCATGGCGCTGCTGCCGCTCGCGCTGCTGGGGCTCCTGCTCGCCGGGCGGGGGGGCCAGGCCCTCGTCCCCCCCAGCGAGCTCAAGC aGATGTCAGCGGCTGGCAGCAAATACATCGACACGGAGGTGGAAAACGCCATCAACGGGGTGAAGCAGATGAAGACCCTCATGGACAAGACCAGCAAGGACCACCAAGCCATCCTGCACACACTGGAGGAGAccaagaggaggaaggag GAGGCGGTTCAGCTGGCGCGGGacaaggagcagcagctggcgGCCAAGCAGGAGGTTTGCAACGAGACGATGCTGGCGCTGTGGGAGGAGTGCAAGCCCTGCCTCAAGCACACCTGCATGCGCTTCTACTCCCGAACCTGCCACAGCGGCTCAGGGCTGGTGGGACGGCAG TTGGAGGAATTCCTCAACCGTTCGTCCCCGTTCTCCATCTGGGTGAATGGCGAGCGCATCGACTCGCTGCTGGAGCGCGACCAGCGCCAGGAGCGGCAGTTTGAGGACCTGGAAGAACGATTCGGTTTGCTGGAGGACGAGGTGGACGACATCTTCCAGGACAGCACCCAAGTCTACGGCCGCATTCACCCCTTCTTCCCAGCGCCCTTCGGCGGGTTCCGCGAGGCTTTCCGCCCCCCGGTCCAGCGCGTCCGCCTGGTCCCGCGCAGCCAGAGGTTTTCCCGGGAGCTGCATCCCTTGTTCCCGCATCCCCACCACAGCTTCCACCGCCTCTTCCAGCCACTCTTCGAGATGACGCAGCGGATGCTGGACGAGGTGCAGGGCGGCTGGGAGCGCCCCATGGGCACCCTTGGCTCAG AGTCCCGTAACTTCAGCGATGACCGCATGGTGTGTCGGGAGATCCGGAGGAACTCGGCCGGCTGCCTGCGGATGCGGGATGAGTGCGAGAAGTGCCGGGACATCCTCGCCGTGG acTGCCAGCAGACCGACCCCGCGCAGCAGCAGCTgcgggagcagctggaggaCGCGCTGCGCCTGGCCGAGCGCTTCACGCGCCGCTACGACGAGCTGCTCCGCGCCTTCCAGGCCGAGATGCTCAACACCAGCAGCCTCCTGGAGCAGCTCAACCGCCAGTTCGGCTGGGTGTCCCGCCTGGCCAACCTCACCCAGGGCACCGACGGCTTCCTGCAGGTCACCACG GTCCTGTCCAAGGCTCCCAACCCCTCGGACCCCTTGGCGCCCCCCGACACGCAGGTGACGGTGCAGCTGTTCGACTCGGAGCCGCTGTCCCTCACCGTGCCCGGGGACATCTCCTGGGACGACCCGCGCTTCATGGAGCTGGTGGCTGAGCAGGCGCTTCGGCACTACAAGCAAAACGCCAT AGAGTAG
- the LOC135578953 gene encoding uncharacterized protein LOC135578953, with translation MAYAWSRKNKQNGLVYNILRETLFGDPEEELGEFWQFRSPGKGWWPSRTLRLPFGKKQMWEEPGDGPPVHLLMLADARMEERWKKEFPDVWARDETDCGRVAGEVEVSGMSVPFKPQPWLSAEMEEVAAWILWKLERGGVVVRGTSPSNSPFKLSKKSDGKTWRLTLDCKAINRSTPVVVPRVALDRTKLVTTLSPQSKCFSVLDLSNAAFAIPLAASSRARFAFTFRGQQYLFTRLPQGFHSTPSIVHWRVDKMLSQLDQEDRAWVLSFVDDILIAGRNKRETEARTKKVLKLIQTTGFKAKYEKAQLVQPNVVYLGMTIGPKGRGIPPSRVEAIQKAPSPCDIHKLCSLLGQFANLQDHIPDYWELARPLQRLTLQHVPWEWGVEQEQALRHLKRAIQAAPPLRFPDKSRPFIIKLTTNKETVAATLLQQDEEGCLVPVGHHSRMLKEREVSRPWPEKASLAAVWAMQAFKTLMGSAPICIQMPHSPWKCLLWGEGSGSGGTNLQPARWTLCLVNEGPTARGPQAERGLVPTAPPLRLLLLHVPTANVWFVATKQVSSVGFAAVNLEERWLLGVAEGHSALSAELLALRELMRRHRSPAPLYVYTDQWALVKSLRSHIRNWELWLSCREGLWPSICQWVCAEAGRLHIRWVGGDRSEDAEGREWCHKAGRRAGAMAGGAAGTHWFWEPSKHEKQEIIAQCHGRWHEGVQGTLERVRQVACWQGDSQQVSLWVQSCLQCAAGRGATRRVPPQRAEGLWSQLRLDCVSGLPEGAGEPCTLLVLEDEFLGCLEAFPLREKTAATVVEVLSREVWARYGTPSTILLPRVPRFLRDAVLRLMPERDVWPAWKVAEAGKPGQGAAVLQRLAQAAGTEWVGMLPLLLAAARATRARAEEMGPYQITCGFPVEIWWGRERVADGKVLACLRSLEEDGTSYRGWLEATLRGGLPREGS, from the coding sequence ATGGCCTATGCCTGGAGCAGGAAGAACAAGCAGAATGGGCTGGTGTACAACATCCTCCGGGAGACGCTGTTTGGGGACCCGGAGGAGGAGTTGGGAGAGTTCTGGCAGTTCCGAAGCCCCGGTAAAGGCTGGTGGCCGAGCAGGACCCTGCGGTTGCCGTTTGGGAAGAAGCAGATGTGGGAGGAACCTGGTGATGGGCCCCCAGTGCACCTTCTGATGTTGGCAGACGCCAGGATGGAAGAGCGATGGAAGAAAGAATTCCCGGACGTGTGGGCGCGGGATGAGACAGACTGTGGGCGTGTGGCCGGCGAGGTGGAGGTGAGCGGGATGTCGGTGCCCTTCAAACCGCAGCCCTGGCTGTCAGCAGAGATGGAGGAGGTGGCAGCGTGGATACTGTGGAAGCTGGAGCGGGGTGGCGTGGTGGTACGAGGCACCTCTCCCTCCAACAGCCCCTTTAAGCTCAGCAAAAAGAGCGACGGGAAGACGTGGCGCCTGACGCTGGATTGCAAAGCCATCAACAGGAGCACCCCAGTGGTGGTGCCGCGGGTGGCCCTGGATAGGACCAAGCTCGTCACCACGCTCAGCCCGCAGAGCAAGTGCTTCTCGGTGCTGGATCTCTCCAACGCCGCCTTCGCCATCCCCTTGGCGGCCAGTTCCAGAGCCAGGTTTGCCTTCACCTTCCGGGGCCAGCAGTACCTGTTCACCCGCCTGCCCCAGGGCTTCCACAGCACCCCCTCCATCGTGCACTGGCGCGTGGACAAGATGTTGTCCCAGCTGGACCAAGAAGATAGAGCTTGGGTTTTATCCTTTGTCGATGACATCCTCATCGCCGGGAGAAACAAGAGGGAAACTGAAGCCCGAACGAAGAAAGTCCTGAAGCTGATCCAAACAACAGGCTTTAAAGCCAAGTATGAGAAGGCGCAGCTTGTGCAGCCCAATGTGGTCTACCTGGGGATGACGATTGGCCCCAAGGGGCGAGGGATCCCCCCCAGCAGGGTGGAGGCCATCCAAAAAGCACCCTCCCCATGCGATATCCACAAACTCTGCTCGCTGCTTGGCCAGTTTGCCAACCTGCAGGATCACATCCCCGATTACTGGGAGCTGGCCCGGCCGCTCCAGCGCCTCACCCTGCAGCACGTCCCGTGGGAGTGGGgagtggagcaggagcaggcgCTGAGGCACCTCAAACGCGCCATCCAGGCTGCGCCCCCCCTGCGCTTCCCTGATAAATCCCGGCCCTTCATCATCAAGTTGACGACCAACAAAGAGACGGTGGCGGCCACTTTGCTGCAGCAGGACGAAGAGGGGTGTCTGGTCCCGGTGGGACATCACTCCCGCATGCTGAAGGAGCGCGAGGTGTCCCGTCCGTGGCCGGAGAAGGCGTCCCTGGCGGCAGTCTGGGCCATGCAGGCGTTCAAGACCCTCATGGGGTCGGCCCCCATCTGCATCCAGATGCCGCATTCCCCGTGGAAATGTCTTCTGTGGGGCGAAGGGTCAGGGTCCGGCGGGACAAACCTGCAGCCGGCACGGTGGACTCTGTGCCTGGTCAACGAGGGGCCGACCGCAAGGGGACCCCAAGCCGAGAGGGGCCTGGTCCCCACTGCTCCCCcgctgcggctgctgctcctccacgTCCCCACGGCCAATGTGTGGTTCGTGGCCACCAAGCAGGTTTCCTCCGTGGGCTTTGCCGCCGTCAACCTGGAGGAGCGGTGGCTGCTGGGGGTGGCCGAGGGCCACTCGGCGCTGAGCGCGGAGCTGCTGGCTCTCAGGGAGCTCATGCGCCGTCACCGGTCCCCGGCACCGCTCTACGTGTACACCGACCAGTGGGCCTTGGTGAAATCGCTACGAAGCCATATAAGAAATTGGGAGCTGTGGCTCAGCTGCAGGGAGGGTTTGTGGCCGAGCATCTGCCAGTGGGTCTGCGCCGAAGCGGGGAGGCTGCACATCAGGTGGGTGGGAGGGGACAGGAGCGAGGACGCGGAGGGCAGGGAGTGGTGCCACAAAGCGGGCAGGAGGGCCGGGGCGAtggccggcggggccgcgggcacACACTGGTTCTGGGAGCCCTCAAAGCACGAGAAGCAAGAGATCATCGCCCAGTGCCACGGGCGCTGGCACGAAGGGGTGCAGGGGACCCTGGAGAGGGTGCGGCAGGTGGCGTGCTGGCAAGGTGACAGCCAGCAGGTGAGCCTGTGggtgcagagctgcctgcagtgTGCCGCGGGCAGGGGGGCCACACGCAGGGTGCCCCCTCAGCGGGCAGAGGGGCTGTGGTCGCAGCTTCGCCTGGACTGCGTGAGCGGGCTCCCCGAGGGCGCCGGGGAGCCGTGCACCCTCCTGGTGCTGGAGGATGAGTTTTTGGGGTGTCTGGAAGCCTTCCCGCTGCGGGAGAAGACGGCGGCCACAGTGGTCGAGGTGCTCAGCCGGGAGGTCTGGGCGCGGTATGGGACGCCCAGTACCATCCTCTTGCCGCGGGTGCCGCGTTTCCTGCGGGACGCCGTGCTGAGGCTGATGCCGGAACGCGATGTGTGGCCGGCGTGGAAGGTGGCGGAGGCCGGGAAGCCGGGACAGGGCGCCGCGGTCCTGCAGCGGCTGGCGCAGGCGGCTGGTACGGAGTGGGTcgggatgctgcccctgctgctggCGGCCGCCAGGGCCACGCGGGCACGGGCAGAGGAGATGGGACCGTACCAGATCACCTGCGGGTTCCCGGTGGAGATATGGTGGGGACGCGAGAGGGTTGCCGATGGCAAGGTTCTTGCCTGTCTCAGGAGTCTGGAGGAAGATGGGACCAGCTACAGGGGCTGGCTGGAAGCCACATTGCGGGGGGGACTGCCCAGAGAGGGATCGTAG